The following DNA comes from Cygnus atratus isolate AKBS03 ecotype Queensland, Australia chromosome 23, CAtr_DNAZoo_HiC_assembly, whole genome shotgun sequence.
GGGCACCcatgcctccccccccccccccgcctgcctcagtttcccctttgAGCCCCGTTGCAGGCAGGgagatttgggggggggtgaGCACAGTTTTGGGGTGTcctgtggggggggggttgtcCCTCTCCCATGGGTGCTGCGTGTGCAAGGGCTGTGGGTGAGGGGGCTCCAGCCCCCGTCCCTgccccaccagcagcctcccggtgctgtggggtggggggtgccAAGGGTGGGTGCCCCCCCACCGACATCCCCAAGGGCATGCGGCCTccggggagggtgggggggaccCTGATGGCCCTCCTGGTGCTGGGTGATGCCGGGGGGGCATCAGGGGTGCACCCAGCGCTGGGGTGCAGGCAGTGAGCGTGGCGGGTCCCTGGGGATAGCAATGCTGCAGCATCGCAGGCgccagcagagccccccccccccccccatctctcCCCCCGCTTTACCCCAAGGACCCTGGGGGGGCTCCTAGGGTGCTGGAGGGGACCGCAGGGGagccgtgtcccccccccttTGGCCCCTGCCCCGTGGAAATACAGCCTCCTCCAAACCCCAAACCGCCCGCacctggggggggctggggctggcaacccccctctcccctccctccaagCACCCTGGCCCTATAAGGGGGTGCGGGGACCCGGCTACATCCTCCCAACCCCATaacaattttattcttttttttttttttttggggggggtgctGCATGGCACCACGCTCACTAGGTACCACGCAGCCACGCATcgcagccccggggcgggggggggaatGGATGCCGAGCCCCCAGCGtggcaaggggggggggggtcatgGCTCCCCAAAACATATTGCCCCCCTCCTTTagcccccccccctctcccgcACAGCCATCCTCGTTGCCCGGCGGCGTGGCGCTGGCAGCCTCGCTCCCCCCGCACCCCCGGCCATCAGTATGCACCGTGTGTTGTTCTCCATAGCAacctctttcttcccccccccccggcccccccagtGCTGCACGAGCACTTTGCTGCAGCAGCCGTGACCCCGCCGGGATTGCTAACCTCTCCCACCCACAGGTAGCTGCTGCCCCCCCCtcaaatcccccccccccccccaaaggatgctgcagggctgagctgcccaTTCCTGgaagttgtgggttttttttcttttttttttttttaatttaatgtattattattattttaatttttaatcgTTTTTTATCCCTTTTGGCTCTTTGCCCAGCCCTTAACCTGCCCGCAGCCCCAAGCCGCTGCCTCCTCCGTCACCCACCGGGggtggcacccatgggtgctgatgggggtgtgtgggggggggcacccatCGTTCCCAGTAGCGCGCGGCGAGGGCAGCGGGTGCCCACTGGTGCCACTGGGGGACCCCCACGGAGGGATCCCACTGTGGGCCTCATCCTGCTCgctgctttcccccccccccccatagccgtgctggggctgagccccccaacctggggggggggggggcaacgTTCCCCTTTTATCCCCCCCCCTTGGCGCAGCGAGGCCGTGCCGCCCCCCGAGAGAAGCAAGACAGCAGCGGCACCGCTCAATATATAggtttcttttaatataaaaaaagtGCCTATGAAAAATTCCTTTCTAAATACACAAAAAGACCAGTTGAGGGCAAGagcgggggccggcggggccgggcgtgggggctgggggctctccGGGGGGGGGCCACGGCCACAAGCACTGCGTGGGTCAGCTTGGGGGGGCGACacgaggaggggggggggagctgctaTTTTgaccagttttttttttttttttatccccccctttttcttttttttgggggggcattttgcccttttcttttgcgctgtttttcattttgggggagggggaggtcaatttttttaaagtttttttttgcacaatCCACAAAGCCGTACAGAAGTTGCCAAaccctgggctggggggggagcaaaacgaggggaggggggagcaaaatgaaggggggggggagcaaaATGAAGGGGGGGACAGAGGGAAAAGgttggggagaaaaagaggagccgaacccccccggcacccacgcacacacgcacacccTGAGCTCGTCACCGCGGGAAGGAGAGCGgtccccccgtgcccccccccggctccccctccccacaaAGAGGGTGTGttattgatttcttttcctttttttttttttatatcttttttttaactcattttttttttaaactcctttttttttttaaactcctttttttttaaactccttttttttgttttgttttttatacaaATTTGGATCTTTGGGTGTgtactgccaaaaaaaaaaaaaaccaaaaaaaaaaaacgcgtCGTccttattaataataataaaaataaaactcaaatcATCGTCATTAAAAAAAGGCAACGGAAACCCAAGGAACCCATGCGGAAGTTGCACACCACAAAACCACAGCAGATGTACAGAATGCAATATACAAGACACGAtttataataaaacattataTACAATAAATAGgttattgttactttttttttttttgtcgaTCGATCTGTAAATAAATTTTCTCAGTGCATACTGGTGGgtttttgctcttctctcctgCATATTCGCCTCTCTCTCGCTTTagtttttttattctctgtcaCTTTTTGATTCTCTCTCAGGTGTGTGgctctcctttatttatttattttttttgtgaattttcgtcttttttaatttttttttccttaaacatttttttttctccttttcttcaaaagtaTTTACAATTGCTGGTTTTTGTGCAGAAAACgaaacttaataaaataaaaaataaaaatccaaagagTCCCTCTGCTTCTGGCGGGAGGAGAGCGCGGCGCCGGCGCCAcggccggggcgggggccgggggggggggcgaagcggggcggcagggccggggggcaccggcggcggccccctcctctcctctcctcctctcctctctgctccgGTGGCCGGGGCCGTCGGGTGGGCGCGGGGGGCCGAGGGCGCGGGGGCTCCgctggctgggctggctgcggggAGAGCGGACAGGGGTGAGCGtccggccgccccccggccccccccgcccgaCTTCCCGCAGGAGGGATGGATCCGTGCCCGAATGGGTGGTGCCCGTGCGGCCCAGGGGTCTGGGGTCCTGTACATCCCAAATCTGGCACCCCCATGCCCAGGGGTCTGGGGTCCTGCAACCCCCCCTCGTCTGGCACCCCCATGCCAAGGAGTCCGGCAGCCACCTGCCCAGGGGTCTGGGGTCCTGCACGCCCCAAATCTGGCACCCACATTTCCAGGAGTCTGGGGTCCCACAAACCCATATCCAGCACCCCCATGCCAAGGGGTCTGGGGTCCTGCACGCCCCAAATCTGGCACCCACATGCCCAGGGGTCTGGGATCCTGTaaccccctcccccctccaccTGGCAACCAGCTACCCAGGGGCCTGAGGTCCTGCACACTCCAAATCTGACACCCACATGCCCAGCCTTTTGGGGTCCCACATGCCCCTGTTTGGCACCCACATACCCAGGAGTCTGGGGTCCCACAAAACCCCCATCTGGCACCCACATACCCAGGGGTTTGGGGTCCTCCACACCCCCCATTTGCCACCCACATGCCTATGGGTTTAGGGTCCTGCAAACCCCCCATCGAGCACCCTCATGCCAAGGGGTCTGGCACCCACCTGCCCACGGGTCTGGGGTCCCACAAATCCCCCATCCAGCACCCACATACCCAGGATCTGGGGTCCTGCTCACCCCCATTTGCCACCCATGTACTCAAGGGTCTGGGGTCCTGCTCACCCAGCACCCACGTACACAGGGGTCTGGGGTCCTGCTCACCGGGTCCAGCACCCACCTGACCCCCCCAGTCTCCAGCACCCATTCACCCTGTCCTCCAGCACCCCACACCCTGGGGACCAGCACCGAGCACCAGCACCGAGCTCCAGCCACCCACAGACCCTGGGGCAGCCGAGGTCTCTGGGTTGGTGCTCGGCCACAGGACACCACcggcagcacccatgggtgctcgCAGCCCGAATGGTGCCGTGGCCATCTGGGGACAAGCACCAGCGGGGCGCACGTGGCACTTACTGGGCACCGGCTGCGTCTCCGAGACCCACGGCGAAGCTGCCAAAGTCTCCGTGCGGCCAGCTCTCCGAAACACCCATCGGCGTCATCCGGCGAGAAAAACACCCCCAGCAAGCAAGCAAACggggaggaaaacagaaaaaaaaaaaaaaaaaacaaaacacaacaaacaaaccgGACCCTCTGAGGGCGGCCGAGGGTCCCCGCGGCACcggggagggggctcggggccgctGACCCCCACGTCCCGTGGccgctccctgcccagccctgcccgcccgccctgcccgccGGCTCTGCCCTGGGCTTGGCGGGGGCCAGTGCTGtccatccgtccgtccgtccgtccgaTTGTCCTGCTGCGGGGCGGGAGGTGGGGGCGGCAGTCCGGAAAGCAGAGCCGGGTCATTCTCAGACGGAGCGGGTTTTAGTatgaaggggggaaaaaaacggggggttttctctctcttccttttctcttcttccgttatttttttttctctttcatttcacttattttttaactttttttttccatttttttcttttttccctttttttttcttttttttcttttttttttttttttttagaaaacaaacaaacggtTCCAATCCCAGTTAAATACAGAACTTGAAAAgtgttccagaaaaaaagtgctggCTAAATTACCTCTGCAAGAGAAACACAACAGCAGGGCGGGGGGGTGAGAAGGGCCTGGgcgccccgtgcccccccaccccaacagCTCAGCACCCCCTTGACCCCCGTCCCGAGGGGGGGTCCCGCACCTACCCTGTAACAAAACCTCGTTGTCCGGTTGGCACGTCAGCAGACACTACAATGAGGTGACCGTAAAAGTGTCCTCGGGGTGCTGTTGCTCTACCATCGGCCCCAAAAACCCGCTCTTCTGGGTGGGGGCCATGACGGGGTGCCCTTGGGGTGCAAAACTGGGGTACCTGTAGttgtcctgcagctgcagcataGAGTCTCTCGGTACGGGGGAGATATTCAAGTCATTGATCAGGGGGCAAGCGTAGGGGCCTCGGTGGTGAGCCCGGGACATCTCCAAGGGCTCCTTCTCGCCCTTGGGGGGGTGGGTGCCGCTCGGGCTGCTCAGGTGGGGGTTGAGACACGAGGGGTCCGTCCTGCCCATGAAGTCCACCAGCATGCCGGCCCCCGCCTTGCCGTCGTACGAGGAGGGGCTGCGGGTGCTGGCGTTGGGCGAGTACCAGTAGGGGGGATTTTTGCAGCTGGGGGAGTCGTAGTGTGGCTGAGGCATGGGGAGGTCGCGGCAGGCCATGTGCGGGGCGTGCGGCAGGGCCCCCCCCTGCATGCTGTGTTTGAGCGAGTCGCAGGCGGGCAGCTTGCGGAGGTCGCCCGCCCGCAGGTCCTCCTTGAAGGCCAGCGTGGGCGAGCAGTTGGGCGAGAAGGCTTTCTGCAGGCCGGCCTCGAAGACAGTCTGCTGGCCGGGGGCTGCCAGCTGGTGAGGGAGGGCGGGGAAGTGCTTGCTCTCCAAATCCGGCTGCCCCAGGCCGGGGGAGTCGCTCTGAAAGCCCTGCACGAACGTCCCGTCCGAGGGGGTGGAGGGGTTCATGGAGTAGGGCCCGGCGTAGTCACAGGGGTCCCGCTCGCCCACCCCGAAGCCCCGGGactgggagggcaggggggacATGCTGCTGTCCCCGCTGTAGTAGTCCAAGCCCAGGTCCGTGCTCTCTTGGAAGAGGGGGTTCACCGGCTGCGACTTGGTGGGGAACTTGGCCTTGCCCGTTCCCCGCTCCTTCTTGGAGGCGCAAGCCCCAcgggagccccggggctgccggggccccGTGTTCCTCTTGGAGGGGTAcacggaggaggaggaggacgaggaggagaaGTTCAGGTGGGACGTGTCGAACATGTCCACCTTCTTCCGCCGGCCCCGTCCGGGCTTGGAGTTGCTCTGGAAGAGGACGCTCTGGTTCCAGTTGTAGCCGGGGGCCGAGGACGCCTCGTTCCAGTCCATCATGagcttctccaggctggagaGGCTGGACTGGCCCTCGCTGGATGAGGCCTCGCTGTTGGCGCGCCGGTAGCCGGCCGGCTGGTTGAACTGGGTGCTGTCGGAGGAGGACTCGGAGAAGGTCTCCGAGACCGTCTGCTGCTTGGCCTTCTGCGGGGTGTAGTTGGAGATGTCCAGGATGACGTTGGGCTCGTTGAGGTGGCACTCGAAGCCTGGGTTGTAGAGCTGGCTGAAGGCCTCCGAGCTCCAGTCCAACCCGCCGTAGCCCTGCCGGAAAGCCCACTGGGACGCGCTGGGGAACTGCCGGCAGTTCTCGGGCGAGGGCTGGAAGGAGGCCGAGCCTTTGGGCACCATGTAGCCTCCGGGCGAGACGGTGCTGGCCCGGCTGTCACAGCGCAGCGGGGTGTGCGCGGCGCTGGAGAACTGGCCGCCCTCGGCGCTGTTGAAGAAGGAGGCCTTGCCCAGCGGCAGGCTGGGGCCGGCCGTCTGCTGCGCGTAGCCGGCGCTGTGGGCGCTGCTGGGGGAGGACGGGAGGCTGCTGCCGCTGCCGTAGGCGAAGCTGCAGTCCTTGCTGGTGGGGCAGTCCTGCGCCGACGGGTACTGCTTCCCCGGGGGGAAGACGCTGGCGGGCGCCACACTCTGCCCCGTGCTGTAGCCGCCGTACTGGGGGTAGCCGGGGGTGCCGCTGGCCGCCGGGTGTGCCGTGGGCGACCGCGACACGGCCGAGGGTGGCACCAGCTTGGGGAAGGCCTCAGCGCCACGGCACTCCGAGGCTCCTTGGGCCACCCCGTAACCGGTTGCGGGGCGGCCGGGAGGGAAGGCCTGGCGGCCTTGCATGGCCGCGTGGAAGGCGGCCTcggcaccgggggctgctgctgctgctgccactttGCCCCCCCGGGCTGGGTAGGTGGCCAGGCCCCCCCGTTGGCCTGCCAGGGCATTGGGGGGAGCCGTGTAGGCGGCCGCCGATTTACGGGACTCGGAGCGCGAGGCTGAGAGGGCGAAGTCCAGCAGGTCGGAGGAGTCGTCCGAGTCCAGCAAGGAGCGGAAATACCCCGTGAAGAGGCTGTGCCGCTCCTGGCTGACCTCGGCCTGCGAGGACGCTGCGCTGCCGGCGTAGAAGCTGGCCCGGCCGGAGGAGCCCGACTCCAGCGCCGCGGCGTGGAAGGGCCTGGCCTCGGCCCCCTGGTAGCTGCAGTTGCGGCTGGCCTGGCCGGCGGCGTGGCCGTGGTGGGGGGCCCAGGGGCTGCCCTTCTCCCCGGCCCACTCGGAGGCACTGTCGCTGAAGCTCTGGCCAGGGTTTTGCTCGGGGAACAGCACCCCATTCTTGCGGGTCCGCCGCTTGCGCTTGGGCTTGCCCACGGGGTCGGGCTCTGGCCGGCCCCTCTTGCGCGGGTGCACGGGGTCGGCGTGCACGGCGGCGGGGGCCTTCTTCTTCTTGCCGATGCCCTCGAAGAAGTCGCTGAAGGAGCAGCGGGAGGCGCGGGCGGCGTGCCCACCGCCGCGCCCGCCGAAGCCGCCCACCTTGCCGCCGCGCCGGCGGAAGCCCTGGACGCGGTGCAAGAAGTGGGAGATGCTCTGGGTGTCGGGTGCCTGGTGGATGGACTCGGGCTCACTGGGCGTCCAGCAGCGGGGCGGCGAGCAGCGCCCCGAGCACTGGCTCTGCCGGTTGAGGAACGCCAACTTGGCCAGCACGTCCGAGTAGTCAGCTTTGCTGTCGTTGGTGTCGGCGATGTAGGAGGGCTGGGGCGAGGCCAgcttctgcttcctcctcctcctcttcttcacctCCGGGGCAGGCTCCTTGGGTTTGgcctggcccagcagcaggtTCTTGGGGGGCCTGCCCCGCTTGCGCTTCAGGATGATGGGCATCTCGCCAGGGGGGAAGACCACCACCACGTTGCGCCCGTTGTTCTTCATCTTGAGCAGCGGCGTGGGCTCCATGGAGCTGCTGGCCGCCAGCTCCTTGCCCTCCAGGTTCAGGTTGCTGCTGAGTGACGACACCTTGTAGGTGGTTTTGTTCCTCCTCCCCAGCGACACGGGGATCTTGGCCATCTTCACCACCATCTTCCGCACCCCGCGGCACTTGCTCTTCTTCCCCGCCATGGCAGGGGCCTTGGGCACCTCGTCGGGGTCCAGGGCTTcagggggtggcgggggggtCAGCAGCGGGGTGCTGGGCTCCTCGGGCCCTGGGGGCACCTCGGCGGGCAGGGCGAGGGGCAGGACGCGGCTCTCGGGGGCAACGTCTGCCCGGCGCCCTcgccctgccctcctcctgcgGCACAGCATCTTTGGCTTGTCAGTCCGGCGCAGCGCGTACTTGCGGTGGTCCTCGCCGCACCtcccggccccccggcccccgcagGGGCCGCGTTTCACCACGCCGCTCAGAGGACACCCCCCCAGGCGGGGCTGCAGGCCGTGGGGCCGCAGCGGGTCCCCAGTGCCCGCCTGCGCCTCCAGCAGCTCCGGCACAGGCCCCAGCGTCTGCGCCTCCAGCAGCGAGGGCTCGGTtgccagcagcggggcccgCGCCTCCAGGAGCTGCGGTTCCAAGGCTCCGGGCAGCGGCTCCAGCGTCTGCAGCCCCAGCGGCTCCGCCAACGGCTCCAGCGACTGCAGCTCCAGCGATTCGGAGAGCGGCTCCAGCGACTGCAGCTCCAGCGACTCGGAGAGCGGCTCCAGCGACTGCAGCCCCAGCGGCTCCAGGTTCTGTAGCTCCAGCGACTCCGGCAGCGGCTCCAAGCTCTGCGAATCGAGCAGCTGGGGCTGCGACTCCAGGGACTGGGAATCCAGCAGCCGGGACTGGGAGTCCAAATCTTGGGCCGGGAGCAACTGGGGCTGCGCCTCCATCGACTGCGACTCCAGCAGCTGCGTCCCCGGGCACGCCAGGGAGGCCAGTTCGTTCAGGATGTCCGCCTCGGCCAGGTCCGAGTAGTCGCTGGCGTCGGGCTGGGAGCAACCAGCTTCCTCCGCGGGCGCTttggaggctggaggaggctgcggggcgctcccccccccgccctcgGCCTCCCCGTcgcgggccgggggccgggggtgccGCGGCGGCTCCGCTTTGCAGAGCACCCCGCGCTCCTCGGGGCTGCGGATGCTGTTGGCCAGGGAGGGCGAGGAAAAGAAGCTGTACTGGAGGTCGCGGTCAGCGGGCAGGAGGCGGCCGTCCTCAtggccgctgccgccgccgccacggAGGCTGCCGCAGTCCAGGTGCACCCCGCTGCTCTTGAGGTCCTCGGAGAGGCGGTTGAGGTCCTTCATGATGTCGATGAGCTGCACCACGGGGTGGAGGTTGATGTGCCCGTTGCCGCACTTGCTCCGGAGCAGGGCGACGATGCTGTCGACGTTGCAGCGGCCCGAGGCCAGCGTCGCGTTGGGGAAGGTCTTGGGCGCCCGGTCGCGGGCGGCTGCCTCCTCCGCGCTGCCCCCCAGGATCCGGGGCTCGCCGGCGCAGCCCAGCAAGTCCTCAGCCGCCTTGGTGCTGCCGTGCACGCTCTGGCACCGGTCGGCCGGGTCGCCGTGCAGCAGCGAGCCTGCCTGGTGCTCCCGGCCGAGCGCGGGGCACGAGCCCTCAGGGAAGCTCAGCACGCTGCAGGATAAGGCCTTCTCCGCCGGGCAGGCCGGGGGCCGCTGCGCCGGGTGCCCCGGCGGGTAGAACTTGGGCTCTCGGACGTAGTCGGGCGAGCCGCGCACAACGCTGGTTGTTACCACTGGGCCCGGGGGCTTCACGCGCATCCTGAACTCCTCCTCCCCCGCGTGCCGCTTGGCCGAGCAGTTGCTGACATGGGGGTCGGGGATGGTGAGACAAGGACCTGGATGGGGCAGAGAGGGGACAGTGAGGACCCCAGGGCGCCACCGGCCAAAGCAGCTGGCTGCgcccgctccctccccgctgAGGGAGAGCGGGGTGCCCGGATTCGGCCCCCCGCTCACCCTGGCCCCATCGCCAGCGGGGATCAGGCCGcgctccccagcctcctcccttGCCCGGCGCAGCGGTGACTTACCCTcggctttgctgctgctcctgctgttgcACTTGAGCTCTCTGCAAAGGAAGCGGGGCGGAGGGTTAGCCCCGAGTCGGGGGTCCCCGGGTTGCCCCCCCGTGCCCCAGGGTTCGCAGCGCCAGGTCCCTGCAAGGGACATACCAGGGGCTGGTCCTCCCTGGGGTGCTCCCAAGCTGGCGCAGCCGAGAGGGCAGCCTGTGCCCATCACCCTGGCGTCGGGGCTGCgagcggggcagggggaggctgccTCCGatctggggacagaggggacaggTTGACCAGCCCCTCCACGGAGCCGGAGGGGACGCGGGTCCAGGGATGCTCGGGTTAACACCCCACacatccccccccaccccccaccccgtACCTCCCACCCcgtccccaccaccacctccccggcCCGACCGTCTCCCCCCTGGGGCTCCAGCCTCGTCCCCTCGCGGCGTGCCCCGGGGTGCCGGGCCGGGGGAACCGGGCGCGGTGGGGGCCCTGCGGCCGCGTTGCCGCTAGGTGTCCCCGGCGAGccgcgctgcccgcccgccgagccgcccgccccgctcccggccaCCCGgtccccgccccggccccgccgtgccccccccccggcccggcccggcccggcccggctcggctgGGGGACGGCAGCGGGATGGacaggggccgggggggggctcggggcaaAGTTCTTTGTTcgggggtgggtgggaggggacGGGTGCTGTGCGCCCCCCTACCCGTGCCAGGCACGAGGGATGTGGGGGTCCAGGTGGTGGGGGTGGCCCCAGCCCACGGGCACGCGTGGGGGGCTTCCCGGGACAGCAGGGGGCACGCAGCTGGGGGACTGTGGCGGTGCCCCCCGTGCCACCCCGGTGGAGGGGATGTGGCACGGGACGGGGGCGCACTGAGCCACGTCTCCAGGGTGGCACGAGGGGGCTGAGGCACCGGGGACACCCCAAAATCCGGGGGGCTGTCACCCCATCTCCCAGCCCACCCGTGGCCACGGCTCGTGGAGAGTCGGCAGCCTGAGGAAGCGACCTCGGCTCCTTGGCCAGCCATGCCGGGTACCGTCTGTGtgccgcccccccggccctgcgCCCAGCCCCACTTCCTTCCCTGTGCCCCCCAGGGACACCCCACGCACAGCTGCCACCCCCGGGGatctgcagcagggcagcacccgAGGTGACACCACCCagtggcagcagccccagggccccCGCATTgccccctgcctcagtttcccctcgCTGCAAATGGGTGGCACTgcggggacagccccggggTGCGCACGGGGACGCGTGGCGTTGGCACCCAACGCCGGGAAGGGGTGCCCAGCACCCGTCACAGGGCTGACACCCACGCACCCATGGCACAGccccctcccagcaccagcaccccgCACCCCTCTTTGCCCCCACCCCGCTAAGCCAAGACATCTGCCAAGCCGTGGAGCCCCCAGGGATGCTCCGCAGCCTCCCCCCAGCGCCAAGGCAGAGAAGCAGCCAGCTTTGCCGCCCGCCCCCACCCCCGGTGCACCCTCTGCTCCCCGTCCCGGGGCGAGGGCCCCCCCGGGGTACCTGGGCCGCGGGTGCTTGCAGTGCAGGTTCACTTTGAAGCTGCGGTCGGGGCTGTCGCCGTCGCTGCTGGGCTGGCGGAGGCCGGAGCCCTGGGCGCGCGGGAACCACTCGGCTGGCGGGCTGGCACCGTTCTCCAGTGCGCCGGGCTGGCAGGCGACCGAGCTCCCATCTGCTCGAGCAAGCACAGAGACCCCCGGTGCATCAGCCCGGTGTCCCCCCTGCCatgccccggccccccgccccgcaccgcTGTGGGGCCGGGCACGCCGCACACCCCACGTTCGACGCCTCGCCGGCTGCACCGCGACGCTTGCGTCCCCCCGGGGACATTTGGGGACGCAGACGGGGCATGCCGCTGGGTGCCCAGGGACACACGGGGGTGCGTTTTGGGGCTGGGCGCCCCTCTGCTCCGTGCTGAGCCTCGGGTTCGTCCTCCCAGGGCGCGATGTTTCCCacacatgtgcatgtgtgtgcacacgCGTGTGCGCGTGGCTCCGTGCTGCCTGCTCCGGCGGTGCCCGCGCGATGCCAGCACGCCTGGGGGCCGTGTGCCCGTGCCCACCGGCGCGGGGGGAGCGCGGCGGAGCCCCCCCTCAGCCTGGCGAGGTCCGGCTGTGCCTGTGTCTGGCTGCATTTCCCCCCCCAGCCGCGTGTGAATCTCTGCCtgttctctccctcccccagcacacacacacacacacacacacacacacacccagcCACACGCACCCGCTCGGCGTGATCCAGGCTGTTCCCGGTGTCTGGATTAGCGTGACAACTTATCAacaaggcagggaaggagaattCAAACCTGTCAGGCCGTCCTCAGCCCCCTCCCCGTCTCCCCGCGATCCTTTGGGCGCAGCGCTGGCGCGGAGGCGCAGGCACCTCTCCCGCAGCCCAGCGGAGAAACGCGGCTGTGTTGCCTGCACGGTGTAGAGTTACACCAAGGGCAATGTGGAGCAGGAAAATATGTGCTAGAAAGACCGGTCGAGTCTCTGATGAATCTGCTAATGTGCCCGGAGCTGAGAGCTGTTGGAGGGGAGtcaggcaggaaggaagcaaaCAGGAGGCTTTCCAGAACAGCCGCTGGGACC
Coding sequences within:
- the AHDC1 gene encoding transcription factor Gibbin, which encodes MRVKPPGPVVTTSVVRGSPDYVREPKFYPPGHPAQRPPACPAEKALSCSVLSFPEGSCPALGREHQAGSLLHGDPADRCQSVHGSTKAAEDLLGCAGEPRILGGSAEEAAARDRAPKTFPNATLASGRCNVDSIVALLRSKCGNGHINLHPVVQLIDIMKDLNRLSEDLKSSGVHLDCGSLRGGGGSGHEDGRLLPADRDLQYSFFSSPSLANSIRSPEERGVLCKAEPPRHPRPPARDGEAEGGGGSAPQPPPASKAPAEEAGCSQPDASDYSDLAEADILNELASLACPGTQLLESQSMEAQPQLLPAQDLDSQSRLLDSQSLESQPQLLDSQSLEPLPESLELQNLEPLGLQSLEPLSESLELQSLEPLSESLELQSLEPLAEPLGLQTLEPLPGALEPQLLEARAPLLATEPSLLEAQTLGPVPELLEAQAGTGDPLRPHGLQPRLGGCPLSGVVKRGPCGGRGAGRCGEDHRKYALRRTDKPKMLCRRRRAGRGRRADVAPESRVLPLALPAEVPPGPEEPSTPLLTPPPPPEALDPDEVPKAPAMAGKKSKCRGVRKMVVKMAKIPVSLGRRNKTTYKVSSLSSNLNLEGKELAASSSMEPTPLLKMKNNGRNVVVVFPPGEMPIILKRKRGRPPKNLLLGQAKPKEPAPEVKKRRRRKQKLASPQPSYIADTNDSKADYSDVLAKLAFLNRQSQCSGRCSPPRCWTPSEPESIHQAPDTQSISHFLHRVQGFRRRGGKVGGFGGRGGGHAARASRCSFSDFFEGIGKKKKAPAAVHADPVHPRKRGRPEPDPVGKPKRKRRTRKNGVLFPEQNPGQSFSDSASEWAGEKGSPWAPHHGHAAGQASRNCSYQGAEARPFHAAALESGSSGRASFYAGSAASSQAEVSQERHSLFTGYFRSLLDSDDSSDLLDFALSASRSESRKSAAAYTAPPNALAGQRGGLATYPARGGKVAAAAAAPGAEAAFHAAMQGRQAFPPGRPATGYGVAQGASECRGAEAFPKLVPPSAVSRSPTAHPAASGTPGYPQYGGYSTGQSVAPASVFPPGKQYPSAQDCPTSKDCSFAYGSGSSLPSSPSSAHSAGYAQQTAGPSLPLGKASFFNSAEGGQFSSAAHTPLRCDSRASTVSPGGYMVPKGSASFQPSPENCRQFPSASQWAFRQGYGGLDWSSEAFSQLYNPGFECHLNEPNVILDISNYTPQKAKQQTVSETFSESSSDSTQFNQPAGYRRANSEASSSEGQSSLSSLEKLMMDWNEASSAPGYNWNQSVLFQSNSKPGRGRRKKVDMFDTSHLNFSSSSSSSSVYPSKRNTGPRQPRGSRGACASKKERGTGKAKFPTKSQPVNPLFQESTDLGLDYYSGDSSMSPLPSQSRGFGVGERDPCDYAGPYSMNPSTPSDGTFVQGFQSDSPGLGQPDLESKHFPALPHQLAAPGQQTVFEAGLQKAFSPNCSPTLAFKEDLRAGDLRKLPACDSLKHSMQGGALPHAPHMACRDLPMPQPHYDSPSCKNPPYWYSPNASTRSPSSYDGKAGAGMLVDFMGRTDPSCLNPHLSSPSGTHPPKGEKEPLEMSRAHHRGPYACPLINDLNISPVPRDSMLQLQDNYRYPSFAPQGHPVMAPTQKSGFLGPMVEQQHPEDTFTVTSL